acccagtacattcgcttttcccacaggctagcaagcgtctcgtggtcttggacttgatatgtttcaatcatagccatccagctcctttcaaactcctccatcGTCAAGttgtggtccacgcacagctcaaatgccttgtgcagctctagacggtcagcaaagaacggcCCTAGCGTCTCCttagccttctttataatgtgccagcTGCATTGCCTGTGCAATGCCAACaaaaagacctcctctatgcctacacgcatgctaaaatcctggtctgttattatgttcatcggagcaagtccacccatgcactcaaagaaggtcttgaacagccaagTGTACCCATCCATGTCTTCGTTCCGAACGACCCCGCAACTGAACTGCAATGACTGATTGTgcttatttattcctatgaatggagcgcatggcatcttgtacatattagtgagatatgtcgcgtcgaatgaaatgcagtctcggaaatgtttgtaggctcttcttgcagcaccatccacccaatgcATGTTCCtaacacggtcctcatcgtccaatcttatcatgtagaagaaatctggatcttctttcactttctcatcgaagtaggctattgtggcttctatgtcagccaacttgctttctctatggtactttgcctttaggtttgtgacgtctgccggtatgtagggcatgctactcagagtcccATTTTTGCTGTGGATGAGGGAGAGTATtcggaccattcttgatggaccgacgttacaatcatgtagcagctttatgaatttcttctcgaggggggtgaatcctctgtgggcggtcagaaattttaccaAGTCAAACTTCTTATGAGCtcgtggttgtgctcgtcaaaatattcagtgaccacccatcgtgctccatctacgttcagcttacaccgaacagggcattccgtcttgacaatgatacctctgtttcgttccggaacgacaggcgcaTCACCTTTGCCCTTCTTGTTTCTTCGTGCCTTgtagcacctcatctcacctctgttgtactcgttagtttttttaattttcctatggcattcggtgttgaccgcaaacccatggaactttgcatatgtctagtagaattcctttgcatcttcaaacgaatcaaatctctgcccaacatacggtggctgaggtacgatgatttctgattgcccaccatcttcatccccttgtgcttcgtcatcggtttcatcattcacttcagtatcggctGCTATTTCATCTGCTTGAGTGTTGCTTGTGCTGGTGTACAAAGGTgtgcttgtcggcattgctggaaCGATTGCCATTTCCGACACTGACTCGGCATTGTTTGTGGCATGAGTGTTGGTTGGCTAGTGGAACGTGTCTTCCGTGTgctcagagctccccgcagtagatgtccctTCGCCGCTATTAATTGTAGTTGAAGGTCCTGCAATAAAAAATCAAGTACGAGCGTAAGATTTTGCTTGAATGGCATGTTTATCGTAACAGAGTACAGCAACTGCATGTGATTTTGCATGACATCATTCACACAGCTAGCCATGAATCTGCATATGGCCATGCATGGCAATTGTAATTCTCCAGTAATGGCAGCTACTATTGCCAATACATGGCAACCAGCTTCTTTTAGCATAAAAACTTGGATTCTATAGCCATGGCAGCTACAGTCCAACATACATGTTAACTACTATTGTCAATACATGGCAACCGGTATATTATAGCATCGAAACTTGTATTCTAGGCCTGAGCTCAATAGGCAAATGTGATCAATCATGAATGTTGCACACACTCTTATAGCAATTGGCAAATCTTGAAGAAAATATATGACTATTTGCACACGGCCACTTGGTagcattttttgtttgttttttccacCACCACCGTTACAAATCTACTTTTCCTCACATGCTATTCCCACAAAAGCAAATGCGGTACTGCTTTCTGGTTCACATTTTTTACCTTGTTGTGTTGCATGTGTTGATCTTGTGTGGTCTGTCATTCCAATTTGATGTGCTCTATCTGCAATAGCGTTGTCCTGCAActgtgaagcttgccatgagacGTTTGTCGATGTGGTTCCACCGTAACAACCTGCGATCATGGTAGCAGTTGGTCATTGCATGGCAACTATAGTTTGTTCAACATGGCACATGTTGTGGTCCAACCATGCCACACAAATTTGTTCACACTTGTCATCCACGGTTGTTTAGACATTGCAATCACATTtgattaaacatggcaactgcagttgtccaggcatggcaactACAGCTGTCAGATATGTTCCTTTCTCCTAACTCACTGTCCACAACTTCACTTCATGCACTCACCTGTGTACGACGTTGATGGAAGGTACATGGTTGCcgcctgatgccacgtgctgcatgaaggtcCTACATTTTTCCGACGTAACTCGTGAGTCTTTTTCCATCCTTGCAAGTTTAATTTCATGTCCACAATAGTAAGTTTCTTTTTCATATGTGTTACCTTGATTTTCCACATTAGCTAGCTGAAGTTGGTTCCCCGTACATTTGCCAGCGTTAGCGCCCTGTGACTGAACTTGCTATGCTGCCCCCCTGATTGTggtttggtcataagaacctgctaAAAATTAGattgtaggacataagtagaatgaCATCTTCATCGTCACGAACATGGCaactatttatttttttgtttatcATGCATCGTACCGATGCCCGCGTAgtgctctagtagtggcagcaatggCCCTGAAGAAATGAGTTGGTTGTACTCTACTGCGTCCCAAGGTGGCGTTTCCGGCCTTTGAGAAAGCCAAGGATCAGTGTCGTCTTCGTGATTCATTCTTCTGCTTTTTTTCCACCACTGTGTTGTTagtcactgcatgaacaagaacgcatcaaCAATCCGCAAAAGGCATTCTTGTTGTTTGCACGTAGAAGATAACACGGCAATCTTATCACATTTCTTGTGTACGCAACCAACACCTCATggcaagtaggacatgcacatTCATTCTCTTTTCTGAATTCTGGATGCTAGCTATCACTTTGAAGCGATGGCAACAGACAATAAAATAGGATGGCAAGCAACAAGATAACATGGTGGCAACTAAGGACAACGATAGATGGCAACTGACGTTAGATACAAGTGGTAATTATTTTTCCTCCCTCCCTATGCCAAATTCCTCCTTTCTCTCCCTATTTTTAGTGATTCCTACACATGCTTCATTACCAACTGCTCGCACCAAGCCAACCCAGAAGCTTGGCACAACTCTAGCATAGTATATGGCAGATCTGGCGTATGTTGGTGGGCAAATGTGAAGACACACAAATTCGTGGGGTGTTTGCCCTGATAGCGTGGATCCAGTTGCCATCTTCGTGGGCAAATTTGCAATTTCAGATTTCTGGATAGAAGAAGACCGAGAAACAGAAGGAGATCAGAGATCCACTTGCTTTAGTTCGTCGTCTTGGGAGGGCGGGGTTGGGGTGGGAGGGGTCGGTGGGTGGGTGGTTAGCAGTGGGAAGGCGCTATggatctgctctggttgccatggcaaccagagaaggaaGGCGATGGAGGTAGGGGATCGAGAGGTGGGAGACGATGGCGGCAGGGCGGACTAGGGATCCAAAGGAGCCCGGGACGACTGGCGTGTTGGGTCGTGTGGGCAGCGCGGTCGTTTGACCCGGATGTGTGGACGGTTTTGCCACACACTGGACGTGCGAGCTGTGGCTGCGCGCGCCCGGACGCGGCCGTgcgggcgggttcttctccatgccacacgaggcgtgcagcacaaccacccgatacaccacacgtgtggcaatTATTGACGTCCTAGATAATTTAGCAACCACAAAAAAGTTAAAGGTAGGCGCTGTCGCACGGGAGCACGAAGAAGTCGACCTCGGAGGTGGCCGGCGACATCTGGCCGAGGAGCTTGAGCAGGTAGTACCCGCGCGCCATCCTGAACTTGCCGCTGCCGCCCACGATGTTGCGCTCGGAGGTTCCCTGGAAGCCCTGGAAGGAGCCCTCCACGGACAGCGCGCTCCCGGCGTGCTCCCCGCCGACGAACACGACGGTGGCGACCGTCAGGTGGCCCTGCAGCGCCTGCCCCATGGCGACGATGATGCCCTGGTACCGCGCCACGAGTGGCGAGTCCCGCTCCCGGCCGGTGCGGAGCTCGTCGTCGAACACGGCCACCTGCCCGAACGTCGCGTTGGCGCCGAAGGGGGACGGCACGAGGAGCCCCTCCATGGCGTTCGGGCCCGAGAGCGTCTCGTGAGTGTACTGGTGGATGTGCGTCAGCTTTTTCTTCCCGCCGTCGGCTGCGAGGACGGCGGgtatgacgaggaggaggaggagcgacgGTATCGGCGACATAGTGGTTTGCTGAATGAGTTCTGTTGCTGCTGTCGCCGTCGGCTCATGGTTCTGCTTTTGTAGGAAGAGATCTCCCACTTTCGCCATAATTCTCAGACGGTGGAGTGGGGCTCACATGGAAGGTTGGCTGGCGGGGGACAGGGAGAACTGGAGAAGCAATAATGCAGCCTGGCGGTGGCGCCTCAGCTCAAGAAAATCCGAGAGAACTTACTTACCCCCGCTAgcgagctccccccccccccccccccccccccccccccaatccccgCCGGCGGCCACCGCTCTCTTGCCGGCGGCCATCCGGGCCCCGGTCCCCACCCCCCGCTGTCCTTCCGCTCGCGCTCGTCATGGCGGACGGCCCCGCGAGCCCTGCGTCGGTGTCCTCCAGGCTTCAGCCCATCATCTCCGGGCTCGGTCTGTCAGGCTCGTCGGGATCTGAGGGCGGTTCGACTGGAGCTGGAGGTGCGCCGGCTGGTGCAAATCCTGGACCGGCTGCGGGATCTGCCGTTCCTTGGCGCAGGCCCGGTCCTTCGCGCAAGGCGCTATGGCGCAAGAGGAAATCTTTCCAGAAtatgaagatggcggcggcgggtggatccaggtcgcgctcccctgcctcgtcgccggagaggagggagatctCGGCTGACCTGTTCGGCCTCTGTTTCAAGTGCTTTCGAGATGGACACAGAAGAGACGACTGCAGTTTCCCCCCCACTCTGCATCCGGTGCAGACTGGAGGGCCACATCTCCACGGAGTGCAAGCGGCCGAGAAGCCCAAGGTCGGAGGAAGAGCACCGGCGAGACGCCATTGCCAAGGTTGTGCGGTCTTCGCAGCTGCCGACACAGGCCGGACTTGCACACAGGCTGACGCTGGCGACTAGGCAGACCTCTCCACTGGAGAGGACCTCGCCAGTGCCAGTGGTCACCGCACCTATGGTGTTCGTGCAGGCTTCGGCTGCAGCCGTGGGTACTGGTGGTGTTTGCGTGCTTCGCCGGACGCAGGAGATTGACGATCTGGAGCAGTGACTTAGGCTGGCAGTGGTGGCTTATGTGGGCGGCACCAGACCGGCGGTGTCGTGCCAGGAGGCGGCCGAGGCAATTTCCGAGGAGCTGCACATCCCTCGCCATCGTTTCTCGGTCCACAAGTTCCATCCCGAGGACTTCCTTGTGGTGTTCGCCGCGCCAGAGCTTCGTAACAGGGCATTAGCTGCGGGCACCATCGAGCATGGCTTCTTCAAGCTGTTCGTCAAGCCATGGCTCAAGCAAGCGCAGGCTGTTACCAGGGTGATGCGCTCGCAAGTTGATCTTATGATCGAGGGAGTTCCTTCCCATGCATGGACGACGGAGACTGTGGCTGAGTTACTTGGTTCGGTGTGCTTGATTGAGAGTATGGTGCCAGAAACTGAGAACAGAGAAGATCTCTCCCTCTTCAAGTTGCGAGCTTGGTGCGTCGACCCGGAGGAGGTGCCGATGGACAAGCGCCTCTGGGTGCCCGAGCCGGAAATGAATGTAGGGCCGGGCGCACGAATGCCTATGTCCCGGGCATTGCTGGAGTACAAAACCTTCATACACATCGGGAGAATCCATGAtcatgagggtcttgagcgttggttGAGACCGCCTAGCTCAAATGGAAGCGGACAAAGTGAAATGCCGAAGGACTTTGGGGACTACTCTGGCCAGGGCGAATGGCGTGTGCTGCCATGGACTAGGGGCGTTCGTGATCACCGTGGTGGTGCACCGGCTGGTGGCGCCACAGGTCGCTCATACAGACAGGCCCTTGTTGGGCGCATTGGGCCATCGAACTGGCAGATCCCACCGATGGCCTCTCGCATGGCGACGATGGCATGCGCGCTCAGTGGCAGTACCATGGGGACTGTGACGAATCAGAATCAGGACGAGGTGGCCGCCGCCGCACGCGCTCCACCAGCGCTGCAGCCGCTGTTGGCCACAGAAGATCCGGGGAGGAGTTCAGGAGTAAGGCCTGCACATGCTCAGGTGGTGGCCAATCCGGCGCAGCTCTCTGTGCTGGGGCAGGATAAGGTCACTTTTGACCAGGTAGAGATAAGGATTGGAGCCAACTAGGAAGCCGATGTGGGTGCCGACACCTCGGGGCTGGAAATCGAAGTCGAGAAAGGAAACGAGGACAAAACGATGGGCGAGGCTTTTTAGAAAGGGATCTCTTCCGATCCCGGGCGCAGGCAAAACTCTGGGAGAGGCCATCATGGTCGTCGCATTGGCGGAGCCAAACCTAGCCAATCACTACACGGGAGATAGGGCTGAGGATCTGGCGCGTACGGATGTGGGTCGCCTCGAGGGGGCCACCACTACCCAATCTCAGCCGGGAATAGAAGAGGAGGCCATGCAGCCAGATTCCTCGCTGGTGTGTCTGCCCGACAAAACCGCAGATGGGTGGGCCCCCGTGCCGGATGTGCTGCAGCTTGCGACAACTGAGGAGATAGCGCGTTCAGCAAATGATACGACTGACCTGGGTCCCGCTCTACAGGAGTCTGAGGCAAACACTGTGGAGGCCGATGTGACCACGAGAGATGCATGCATGCAAATGCAGCTGCATGGCGGATGCGTTTCGGACGTTGGTGCACCTGTCTCTCAGCAGCATGAGGGGCACTTAACTGCCAAGGAGATGGCGGCCCTGGGAAACATTAAGGCGTTTTGTACCGGACTGCtcaaaaaactgaaggaaatatgccctagaggcgataataaagttattatttatttccttatatcaggataaatgtttattattcatgctagaattgtattaaccgaaaacatgatacatgtgtgaatacatagacaaacacagtgtcactagtatgcctctacttgactagctcgttgatcaaagatggttatctttcctagccatagacaaagagttgtcatttgattaacgagatcacatcattaggagaatgatgtgattgacttgacccattccgttagcttagcacttgatcgtttagtttgttgctattgctttcttcatgacttatacatgttcctatgactatgagattatgcaactcccgtttaccggaggaacactctgtgtgctaccaaacatcacaacataattaggtgattat
The window above is part of the Triticum aestivum cultivar Chinese Spring chromosome 2A, IWGSC CS RefSeq v2.1, whole genome shotgun sequence genome. Proteins encoded here:
- the LOC123184995 gene encoding pterocarpan synthase 1-like — translated: MAKVGDLFLQKQNHEPTATAATELIQQTTMSPIPSLLLLLVIPAVLAADGGKKKLTHIHQYTHETLSGPNAMEGLLVPSPFGANATFGQVAVFDDELRTGRERDSPLVARYQGIIVAMGQALQGHLTVATVVFVGGEHAGSALSVEGSFQGFQGTSERNIVGGSGKFRMARGYYLLKLLGQMSPATSEVDFFVLPCDSAYL